One Theropithecus gelada isolate Dixy chromosome 3, Tgel_1.0, whole genome shotgun sequence genomic window carries:
- the TRIM56 gene encoding E3 ubiquitin-protein ligase TRIM56 has protein sequence MVSHGSSPSLLEALSSDFLACKICLEQLQAPKTLPCLHTYCQDCLGQLADGSRIRCPECRETVPVPPEGVAAFKTNFFVNGLLDLVKARACGDLRAGKPACALCPLVGGTSAGGPATARCLDCADDLCQACADGHRCTRQTHTHRVVDLVGYRAGWYDEEARERQAAQCPQHPGEALRFLCQPCSQLLCRECRLDPHLDHPCLPLAEAVRARRPGLEELLAGVDSNLVELEAARRVEKEALARLREQAARVGTQVEEAAEGVLRALLAQKQEVLGQLRAHVEAAEEAARGRLAELEGREQVARAAAAFARRVLSLGREAEILSLEGAIAQRLRQLQGCPWAPGPAPCLLPQLELHPGLLDKNCHLLQLSFEEQQPQKDGGKDGAGTQGGEESQSRREDAPKTERQGGVQPQARDGAQTPKEEKAQTTREDGVQTLEEDRAQIPHEDGGPQPHRGGRPNKKKKFKGRLKSISREPSPALGPNLDGSGLLPRPIFSCSFPTRMPGDKRSPRITGLCPFGPREILVADEQNRALKCFSLNGDYKGTVPVPEGCSPCSVAALQSAVAFSAGARLYLISPDGEVQWRRALSLSQASHAVAALPSGDRVAVSVAGHVEVYNMEGSLATRFIPGGKASRGLRALVFLTTSPQGHFVGSDWQQNSVVICDGLGQVVGEYKGPGLHGCQPGSVSVDKKGYIFLTLREVNKVVILDPKGSLLGDFLTAYHGLEKPRVTTMVDGRYLVVSLSNGTIHVFRVRSPDS, from the coding sequence ATGGTTTCCCACGGGTCCTCGCCCTCCCTCCTAGAGGCCCTGAGCAGTGACTTTCTGGCCTGTAAAATCTGCCTGGAGCAGCTGCAGGCACCCAAGACACTGCCCTGCCTGCATACCTACTGCCAGGACTGCCTGGGCCAGCTGGCCGATGGCAGCCGCATCCGCTGCCCCGAATGTCGTGAGACCGTGCCCGTGCCACCTGAGGGTGTGGCTGCCTTCAAGACCAACTTCTTCGTCAATGGGCTGCTGGACCTGGTGAAGGCTCGAGCCTGTGGAGACCTGCGTGCCGGGAAGCCAGCCTGTGCCCTGTGTCCCCTGGTGGGTGGCACCAGCGCCGGGGGGCCGGCCACGGCCCGGTGCCTGGACTGTGCCGACGACTTGTGCCAGGCCTGTGCCGACGGGCACCGCTGCACCCGCCAGACCCACACCCACCGCGTGGTGGACCTGGTGGGCTACAGGGCGGGATGGTATGATGAGGAGGCCCGGGAGCGCCAGGCGGCCCAGTGTCCCCAGCACCCCGGGGAGGCACTGCGCTTCCTGTGCCAGCCCTGCTCGCAGTTGCTGTGCAGAGAGTGCCGCCTAGACCCCCACCTGGACCACCCCTGCTTACCTCTGGCTGAGGCTGTGCGTGCCCGGAGGCCGGGCCTGGAGGAGCTGCTGGCCGGTGTGGACAGTAACCTGGTGGAGCTGGAGGCGGCGCGGAGGGTGGAGAAGGAGGCGCTGGCCCGGCTGCGGGAGCAGGCGGCCCGGGTGGGGACACAGGTAGAGGAGGCGGCTGAGGGCGTCCTCCGGGCCCTGCTGGCCCAGAAGCAGGAGGTGCTGGGGCAGCTACGAGCCCACGTGGAGGCTGCTGAAGAGGCTGCTCGGGGGAGGCTGGCAGAGCTCGAGGGCCGTGAGCAGGTGGCCAGAGCGGCAGCCGCCTTCGCCCGCCGGGTACTCAGCCTGGGGCGAGAGGCTGAGATCCTCTCCCTGGAAGGGGCAATTGCGCAGCGGCTCCGGCAGCTGCAGGGCTGCCCCTGGGCACCGGGGCCGGCCCCCTGCCTGCTCCCGCAGCTGGAGCTCCATCCTGGGCTGCTGGACAAGAACTGCCACCTGCTTCAGCTGTCCTTTGAGGAGCAGCAGCCCCAGAAGGATGGTGGGAAAGACGGAGCTGGTACCCAGGGAGGTGAGGAGAgccagagcaggagagaggatGCGCCGAAGACGGAGAGACAGGGTGGGGTCCAACCCCAGGCCAGAGATGGAGCCCAGACCCCCAAAGAGGAAAAAGCCCAGACAACCCGAGAAGACGGAGTCCAGACCTTGGAGGAGGACAGGGCCCAGATACCCCACGAGGATGGAGGACCCCAGCCCCACAGGGGTGGCAGaccaaacaagaagaaaaagttcAAAGGCAGGCTCAAGTCAATTTCCCgagagcccagcccagccctgggcccGAACCTGGACGGCTCTGGCCTCCTCCCCAGACCCATCTTTTCCTGCAGTTTCCCCACGCGGATGCCTGGGGACAAGCGGTCCCCCCGGATCACTGGACTGTGTCCCTTCGGCCCTCGGGAGATCCTGGTGGCGGATGAGCAGAATCGGGCGCTGAAATGCTTCTCCCTCAACGGCGACTACAAGGGCACCGTGCCGGTCCCTGAGGGCTGCTCCCCTTGCAGCGTGGCTGCCCTGCAGAGCGCCGTGGCCTTCTCCGCTGGTGCACGGCTCTATCTCATCAGCCCCGATGGCGAGGTGCAGTGGCGCCGGGCCCTGAGCCTCTCCCAGGCCAGCCACGCGGTGGCGGCACTGCCAAGCGGGGACCGTGTGGCTGTCAGCGTGGCGGGCCACGTGGAGGTGTACAATATGGAAGGCAGCCTGGCCACCCGGTTCATTCCTGGGGGCAAGGCCAGCCGGGGCCTGCGGGCACTGGTGTTTCTGACCACCAGCCCCCAGGGGCATTTCGTGGGGTCGGATTGGCAGCAGAATAGCGTGGTAATCTGTGATGGGCTGGGCCAGGTGGTTGGGGAGTACAAGGGGCCAGGCCTGCATGGCTGCCAGCCGGGCTCTGTGTCTGTGGATAAGAAGGGCTACATCTTCCTGACCCTTCGAGAAGTCAACAAGGTGGTGATCCTGGACCCGAAGGGGTCCCTCCTTGGAGACTTCCTGACAGCCTACCACGGCCTGGAAAAGCCCCGGGTTACCACCATGGTGGATGGCAGGTACCTGGTTGTGTCCCTCAGTAACGGGACCATCCATGTCTTTCGGGTCCGTTCTCCAGACAGTTAA